In Companilactobacillus allii, one genomic interval encodes:
- a CDS encoding PTS mannose/fructose/sorbose/N-acetylgalactosamine transporter subunit IIC: MSGIQLLQDILIIILAGYMTIDQNGLVIMSWFPVIVGTIAGIIMGDLTTALTIAGTFQLMMLGVAALGGASAPNYGLATIIGVFIATRTGTGIKSAIAVGLPVGLLAIQLEVVARIIANFLAHKMQSDNNNSQWKKMNLEAWLGPILFSLQTALPAILIVFFGPEVVTFILKVVPTWVTDGLTVAGGMLPVVGIGMLLHYMPVKKFLPYIIVGFVLAAYLNVGVLGIALIGFAGAYWYFFSESKKVSEPVTGATSDDEDDDYDE; this comes from the coding sequence ATGTCTGGAATTCAATTACTACAGGATATATTAATAATAATATTGGCAGGTTATATGACAATTGATCAAAATGGTCTTGTAATCATGTCTTGGTTCCCAGTTATTGTTGGTACAATTGCCGGAATAATAATGGGTGATTTAACAACAGCATTAACGATTGCTGGTACATTTCAGCTGATGATGCTAGGTGTAGCAGCTTTAGGTGGTGCTTCCGCACCTAATTATGGATTAGCTACAATTATCGGTGTTTTCATTGCAACACGTACGGGAACAGGTATTAAATCAGCAATTGCAGTTGGACTACCTGTAGGACTTTTAGCCATTCAATTAGAGGTCGTCGCTAGAATTATTGCTAACTTCTTAGCACATAAAATGCAATCAGATAATAACAATTCTCAATGGAAAAAGATGAATCTAGAAGCTTGGCTCGGACCAATTCTATTCAGTTTACAAACAGCATTACCTGCAATTTTGATTGTATTTTTCGGTCCAGAGGTTGTGACATTTATTTTAAAAGTTGTTCCAACTTGGGTTACAGACGGTTTGACAGTCGCAGGAGGAATGCTTCCAGTTGTTGGTATTGGAATGTTACTACATTACATGCCAGTTAAGAAGTTCCTACCATATATAATTGTTGGATTTGTACTAGCAGCTTACTTGAACGTTGGAGTATTAGGTATTGCATTGATCGGTTTTGCTGGTGCATATTGGTACTTCTTCAGTGAATCAAAGAAGGTCAGTGAGCCCGTAACAGGTGCAACTAGTGATGATGAGGATGATGATTACGATGAATGA
- a CDS encoding LacI family DNA-binding transcriptional regulator, which produces MATISDVARLAGLSVSTVSRVINDSPHVSPKKRKLVKEAMNQLGYVPLPAARQLRGSSSKSLAVVVPRIVNPFFSHLIDAIERTLVSAEFNTIIVQTYGSKKQELNALELLKMQQVDGVILCSLENEWSVISEYLKFGKIVLANEYLKDLPIPMIYADQYQGLKSGTEYLIKQGFKNIAYATGRKTLSIAPLGSDFDSDRFHGFQDALQDADMSYNSNLIFYNAHTEEDGNNILDSILQLEDKPDAIIAGSDEVAAGIVEEARSRGVLVPSQLGILGIDDQPMSSKLNIPLSTIRQPVDEMGIKAAQVMISELDGNKERNIELLKLEVIPRQSA; this is translated from the coding sequence TTGGCAACTATTTCAGATGTAGCAAGATTAGCGGGATTATCTGTATCTACTGTTTCTAGAGTCATAAATGATAGTCCACATGTTTCTCCTAAAAAAAGAAAATTAGTTAAAGAAGCAATGAACCAATTGGGATATGTTCCTTTACCAGCGGCACGACAATTGAGAGGATCAAGCTCGAAATCTCTTGCTGTAGTTGTTCCAAGAATTGTTAACCCATTCTTTTCACATTTAATTGATGCAATTGAACGTACATTAGTAAGTGCAGAGTTCAACACCATAATTGTTCAAACCTATGGAAGTAAGAAGCAGGAATTGAATGCATTGGAACTTTTGAAAATGCAACAAGTAGATGGCGTAATCCTTTGTTCGCTGGAAAATGAATGGTCTGTAATAAGTGAATATCTCAAATTCGGCAAGATTGTACTTGCTAACGAGTACTTGAAAGACCTGCCAATTCCAATGATATATGCCGATCAGTATCAAGGATTGAAGTCAGGAACAGAATATCTGATAAAACAAGGATTCAAGAATATTGCATATGCAACGGGTAGAAAAACCTTGTCGATTGCACCATTAGGTAGTGATTTTGATTCAGATAGATTCCATGGTTTCCAAGATGCATTACAAGATGCTGATATGAGTTATAACTCTAATTTGATATTTTATAACGCACATACAGAAGAGGACGGAAACAACATTCTGGATTCGATTCTTCAATTAGAAGATAAGCCAGATGCGATCATTGCAGGTAGTGATGAAGTCGCCGCCGGAATTGTAGAAGAGGCCAGAAGCCGTGGCGTTTTAGTTCCTTCTCAGCTGGGAATTCTAGGGATTGATGATCAGCCGATGTCCTCAAAATTAAATATACCTTTATCCACAATTAGGCAACCAGTTGATGAAATGGGAATAAAGGCGGCACAAGTGATGATATCGGAACTTGATGGAAACAAGGAAAGAAACATAGAATTATTAAAACTTGAAGTTATACCAAGACAGTCAGCATAA
- a CDS encoding PTS sugar transporter subunit IIB encodes MTVVLARIDQRLVHGLIVNQWAQALKVKRFMVVDDEISQNEDIKASMRMSKPAGTGMSIINTEKAITNFTSGKYDAQRVFVLVKEPETLIKLIDAGVEIPKVDLGIIFNEDGRVPVTKFVALNDKEKSDLKTIQDKNIPTVIQYVPTDTEEPYKG; translated from the coding sequence ATGACAGTAGTATTAGCAAGAATAGATCAACGTTTAGTTCACGGACTTATAGTTAACCAATGGGCACAAGCATTGAAAGTTAAGAGATTCATGGTTGTTGACGATGAGATTAGTCAAAACGAAGATATCAAAGCAAGCATGAGAATGTCAAAGCCAGCAGGAACAGGTATGTCAATTATCAATACTGAGAAGGCTATTACTAATTTTACAAGTGGCAAATATGATGCACAAAGAGTCTTTGTACTAGTTAAGGAACCAGAAACTTTGATCAAGCTAATTGATGCAGGAGTTGAAATTCCCAAAGTAGATCTAGGAATTATTTTCAATGAAGATGGACGTGTTCCTGTTACTAAGTTTGTAGCATTGAACGATAAAGAAAAATCAGATTTAAAGACTATTCAAGACAAAAACATACCAACTGTAATTCAATATGTACCAACAGATACAGAAGAACCATATAAAGGCTAG
- a CDS encoding PTS system mannose/fructose/sorbose family transporter subunit IID, with product MRMMITMNDVDKYKVTKKDRRRVAVRYNFMACNLFNYESQMGPAVAWSMAPVLRKIYKDDDEYKAAVNNHFNYYNSTTVMSSMILGATLAMEERDGIQAKDAVQSLKTSLMGPLAGVGDTLVWVLWPTIMGSISGYMALQGNPLGAIVWLIANIAFWFLKLKLFDVGYTSGTKLITSLGNKLTIFTEAASIMGLSVVGGLIATVVKISAPVKFQFGKVTLNLQTGIFDKIMPALLPALLTFLIFKLLGNKKWTPTRVILLVIAISLVGTFLGIFKA from the coding sequence ATGAGGATGATGATTACGATGAATGATGTAGATAAATATAAAGTAACAAAAAAAGATAGAAGAAGAGTAGCTGTTCGTTACAATTTTATGGCCTGCAATCTTTTTAATTATGAATCTCAAATGGGTCCAGCAGTTGCTTGGTCAATGGCACCAGTCTTACGCAAAATTTATAAAGATGATGATGAGTATAAAGCAGCAGTAAATAATCATTTTAACTATTACAATTCTACAACGGTAATGTCATCAATGATCCTTGGAGCAACATTAGCAATGGAGGAACGTGATGGTATTCAAGCAAAGGATGCTGTTCAGTCATTAAAAACAAGTTTGATGGGTCCTTTAGCTGGTGTTGGAGATACTTTAGTTTGGGTATTATGGCCAACAATTATGGGTTCTATTTCAGGATACATGGCACTTCAAGGCAATCCTTTAGGAGCAATCGTTTGGTTGATTGCCAACATAGCCTTTTGGTTCCTAAAGTTAAAGTTGTTTGATGTTGGATACACATCTGGTACCAAACTTATCACTTCATTAGGTAACAAGTTGACAATTTTTACAGAGGCCGCATCCATTATGGGCTTGAGTGTTGTTGGAGGATTGATTGCTACAGTGGTCAAGATATCCGCACCAGTCAAATTTCAATTTGGAAAAGTAACACTTAATTTACAAACAGGTATTTTTGACAAAATTATGCCAGCATTATTGCCAGCATTACTTACATTCTTGATTTTTAAATTATTAGGAAATAAAAAATGGACACCAACACGAGTTATTTTGTTAGTAATTGCCATTTCACTTGTGGGTACATTCTTAGGAATCTTTAAAGCTTAG
- a CDS encoding DUF3284 domain-containing protein, translating to MKYTYKMKASQEAVYQALMREQLHYFQQFIPGLKKLRPRVEINKKLQTKQSKKSVDTTIKVSEIKQPELYIQEADSSNGHIVQTFNIVKTGETCELVYSEDMYTIKGGAKRSYGLLTPLYKYSFNSACKKRGIYLDKVALERFTKSESKI from the coding sequence ATGAAATATACATATAAAATGAAAGCATCGCAAGAAGCTGTCTACCAAGCATTAATGCGTGAACAACTTCATTATTTCCAACAATTCATCCCTGGTCTAAAAAAGTTAAGACCCAGAGTTGAAATAAACAAAAAGCTACAAACAAAACAAAGCAAAAAATCTGTTGATACAACGATCAAGGTATCTGAGATTAAGCAACCAGAATTATATATTCAAGAAGCAGACAGCTCCAATGGTCATATCGTTCAAACATTCAATATTGTTAAGACTGGAGAAACCTGTGAGTTGGTATATTCTGAAGACATGTACACTATCAAAGGTGGCGCAAAAAGAAGCTACGGCTTATTGACCCCTCTTTACAAATATTCATTTAATTCCGCATGTAAAAAACGTGGTATATATTTGGATAAAGTTGCACTTGAACGTTTCACAAAATCTGAAAGTAAAATTTAA